Proteins found in one Labrenzia sp. VG12 genomic segment:
- the mazG gene encoding nucleoside triphosphate pyrophosphohydrolase, which produces MTPSRDISRLIEIMAALRTPVTGCPWDLEQNFATIAPYTLEEAYEVADAIAKNDLVELREELGDLLLQVVYHARMAEEDEHFDFGDVVEGITKKLIRRHPHVFGDENGEKPDLVKGIWERIKAEERAEKRAEREKLGLVEPNKGFLDDVPTAFPALQEADKLQRRASRVGFDWNDARLVLDKIREETHELDEELSKGTPDKDRMTDELGDTLFALANLARHLDIDPEEALRRTNRKFRKRFSSIENQAQRTGTTLEAMSLEEMEAAWQAAKGNQD; this is translated from the coding sequence ATGACCCCCAGCCGCGACATCTCCCGTCTTATCGAAATCATGGCCGCGCTCCGGACGCCCGTGACTGGCTGTCCCTGGGACCTGGAGCAGAATTTCGCGACCATCGCACCCTATACGCTGGAAGAGGCGTATGAGGTCGCGGACGCCATCGCCAAGAACGATCTGGTGGAGCTGCGCGAGGAACTCGGAGACCTGCTCCTTCAGGTCGTCTATCACGCCCGCATGGCCGAGGAGGACGAACATTTTGACTTCGGCGACGTGGTCGAAGGCATCACCAAAAAACTGATCCGTCGTCACCCTCACGTTTTTGGCGATGAAAACGGCGAGAAACCGGACCTGGTGAAGGGCATCTGGGAACGGATCAAGGCAGAAGAACGGGCAGAAAAACGCGCTGAACGGGAAAAGCTGGGCCTTGTTGAACCGAACAAGGGGTTCCTCGACGATGTGCCGACCGCCTTTCCCGCACTTCAGGAGGCTGACAAGTTGCAGCGCCGGGCGTCAAGGGTCGGCTTCGACTGGAACGATGCGAGACTGGTGCTCGACAAGATCCGCGAGGAAACCCACGAACTCGACGAAGAACTTTCAAAGGGCACACCGGACAAGGACCGCATGACGGACGAACTCGGTGATACCCTGTTTGCCCTCGCCAATCTGGCCCGCCATCTCGACATCGATCCGGAAGAGGCCCTTCGGCGAACCAATCGAAAGTTTCGCAAAAGGTTCTCGTCGATCGAGAACCAGGCCCAAAGGACTGGAACCACGCTTGAGGCCATGTCGCTGGAAGAGATGGAAGCTGCCTGGCAGGCCGCAAAAGGCAATCAGGACTAG
- a CDS encoding DUF2268 domain-containing putative Zn-dependent protease (predicted Zn-dependent protease with a strongly conserved HExxH motif), which yields MTWTTHLCNAGGKLDPLRDRIHEAIALVREKVEAVAPPVSLDVVVQVIPGGVIPERGFVGHTLTGDLVYLTLDPANQNLQENMGEPFERMIAHELHHALRFGTVGYGSTLGEALVAEGLAGLFSHQLYGNAPEPWEAPEASDLDHLEAADAAWDAAAYDHRAWFFGSGDYPRWLGYRLGYRLVEAYLTAHPAQTAASLADAPAADFRSVVKSLAA from the coding sequence ATGACCTGGACCACCCATCTTTGCAATGCCGGCGGCAAGCTTGATCCTCTGAGGGACCGGATCCATGAGGCAATCGCGCTTGTCCGGGAGAAGGTTGAAGCCGTCGCCCCGCCGGTCAGCCTGGATGTGGTCGTTCAGGTCATCCCCGGGGGTGTCATTCCGGAGCGCGGCTTCGTCGGTCACACGCTCACGGGGGACCTGGTCTACCTGACCCTCGACCCGGCCAATCAGAACCTGCAGGAAAACATGGGCGAACCGTTCGAGCGCATGATTGCCCACGAACTGCACCATGCCTTGCGTTTCGGCACGGTCGGATATGGCAGCACCCTCGGTGAGGCCCTGGTTGCCGAGGGCCTTGCAGGACTGTTCAGCCATCAGCTTTACGGCAATGCGCCGGAGCCCTGGGAAGCCCCGGAGGCGTCGGATCTCGACCACCTGGAGGCCGCGGACGCCGCCTGGGATGCGGCGGCTTACGATCACAGGGCCTGGTTTTTCGGATCCGGCGACTACCCGCGATGGCTGGGTTACCGGCTCGGGTACCGCCTCGTCGAAGCCTACCTGACGGCGCATCCGGCCCAGACCGCCGCCAGCCTGGCGGACGCGCCGGCTGCCGATTTCCGATCCGTGGTGAAGTCGCTCGCCGCATGA
- a CDS encoding ABC transporter permease has protein sequence MTTMSASKRRFDMPALLAWFVVAMVVVGLFSPIFGPDYGIMDVPRLAICLVILAIAGVRYELGFMRNLVGDLILGLVTAVAAWLLVSTVTNHAGEARLGFWALTVATWAASWLFVERLAIWKAASPLAQRLVNLAIPAIFGITLLVLWQLIVTGAGVPKVLLPAPSEIWVRLTTSVPTLWADFQQTFLKAVLAGYVIGCGSAFIVAILVDRVPFLRRGLLPIGNLVSALPIIGVAPIMVMWFGFDWPSKAAVVIIMTFFPMLVNTVSGLAASDSIQRDLMRTYASSYWQTLLKLRLPMAMPFIFNALKINSTLALIGAIVAEFFGTPIVGMGFRISTEVGRMNVDMVWAEIAVAALAGSLFYGLIALLERAVTFWHPSVRGGRA, from the coding sequence ATGACAACAATGTCTGCTTCCAAACGCCGGTTTGACATGCCCGCCCTTCTGGCCTGGTTTGTCGTCGCCATGGTCGTTGTCGGCCTGTTCAGCCCGATCTTCGGCCCTGATTATGGCATCATGGATGTGCCGCGGCTGGCAATTTGTCTGGTCATCCTGGCAATCGCCGGTGTGCGCTACGAGCTCGGCTTCATGCGCAATCTCGTCGGCGACCTGATCCTGGGCCTGGTCACGGCCGTTGCCGCGTGGTTGCTGGTGTCCACGGTGACGAACCATGCCGGAGAAGCCAGGCTGGGTTTCTGGGCCCTGACGGTGGCCACCTGGGCTGCCTCCTGGCTCTTTGTCGAACGGCTCGCAATCTGGAAGGCAGCATCTCCGCTCGCCCAAAGACTGGTCAATCTGGCGATCCCGGCCATTTTCGGCATCACCCTGCTGGTGCTCTGGCAGCTGATCGTCACAGGGGCCGGGGTTCCCAAGGTGCTTCTGCCCGCTCCTTCGGAAATCTGGGTCCGGCTGACGACCTCGGTGCCGACACTCTGGGCCGATTTCCAGCAGACCTTCCTGAAGGCCGTTCTCGCCGGCTACGTGATTGGCTGCGGCAGCGCCTTCATCGTGGCGATCCTGGTCGACCGGGTCCCCTTCCTGCGCCGGGGTCTTCTGCCCATCGGCAACCTAGTTTCGGCGCTGCCGATCATCGGCGTTGCGCCGATCATGGTGATGTGGTTCGGCTTCGACTGGCCGTCCAAGGCCGCCGTCGTCATCATCATGACCTTCTTTCCGATGCTGGTGAACACGGTCTCCGGCCTTGCCGCGTCCGACAGCATACAGCGCGATCTGATGCGGACCTATGCCTCCAGCTACTGGCAGACCCTGCTCAAGCTGCGCCTGCCGATGGCGATGCCCTTCATCTTCAATGCGCTGAAGATCAACTCCACCCTGGCCCTTATCGGCGCCATCGTGGCGGAATTCTTCGGCACGCCGATTGTCGGCATGGGCTTCCGGATCTCCACGGAAGTCGGCCGCATGAACGTGGACATGGTCTGGGCGGAGATCGCGGTCGCGGCCCTCGCCGGCTCCCTGTTCTACGGCCTCATCGCCCTTCTGGAACGCGCCGTCACCTTCTGGCACCCGTCGGTCAGGGGGGGGCGTGCCTGA
- the hfq gene encoding RNA chaperone Hfq, translated as MMAERAQNLQDTFLNHVRKQKTPLTIFLINGVKLQGVVTWFDNFCVLLRRDGHSQLVYKHAISTIMPNGPVQLFDQAEENAEKAS; from the coding sequence CTGATGGCTGAGCGCGCACAAAATCTCCAAGACACTTTTCTTAATCACGTTCGCAAACAAAAAACTCCTCTGACAATTTTTCTCATTAATGGTGTGAAATTGCAGGGCGTTGTGACCTGGTTTGACAATTTCTGTGTCCTGCTGCGCCGGGACGGGCACTCGCAGCTGGTTTACAAACACGCGATTTCCACAATTATGCCAAACGGACCTGTTCAACTGTTCGATCAGGCAGAGGAAAACGCTGAAAAGGCAAGCTGA
- a CDS encoding D-amino-acid transaminase — protein MSRIAYVNGQYVRHADAAVHVEDRGYQFADGVYEVCEVWQGKIVDIPRHLDRLGRSLSELRIDWPMTRKAVEFVLHQVVRRNRVRNGLVYIQVTRGVSKRDHFFPPETVAPSIVVTARSANPAAAAAQAAEGIAVVSYPENRWPRVDIKTVALLPNVLAKQNAKENGGKEAWYVDADGNVTEGGSTNAWIVTKEGALVTRPAESGILRGITRAVVLDLIQKEGLTFEERPFSLKEAFEAKEAFVTAATSVVMPVTRVDGRMIGNGHPGSVATRLRELFHTATDLQAV, from the coding sequence ATGAGCCGGATTGCCTATGTCAACGGCCAGTATGTACGTCATGCCGATGCGGCTGTGCATGTGGAAGACCGCGGTTACCAGTTTGCCGATGGCGTTTATGAGGTCTGTGAAGTCTGGCAAGGGAAGATTGTCGATATTCCGCGGCATCTGGACCGGCTTGGCCGCTCGCTCTCTGAATTGCGCATCGACTGGCCGATGACCCGCAAGGCCGTGGAGTTTGTCCTGCACCAGGTCGTGCGTCGGAACCGCGTGCGCAACGGGCTCGTCTATATCCAGGTAACGCGTGGCGTTTCCAAGCGCGATCACTTCTTTCCGCCGGAAACCGTTGCACCTTCGATCGTGGTAACGGCGCGCTCCGCCAATCCGGCGGCAGCTGCCGCACAGGCGGCCGAAGGCATTGCCGTGGTCAGCTATCCGGAAAACCGCTGGCCGCGCGTCGACATCAAGACCGTTGCTCTGCTGCCGAATGTGCTGGCCAAGCAGAATGCAAAGGAGAACGGTGGCAAGGAAGCCTGGTACGTGGATGCAGATGGCAATGTCACCGAAGGCGGGTCGACGAATGCCTGGATTGTCACCAAGGAGGGGGCGCTCGTCACGCGTCCGGCCGAAAGTGGTATCCTGCGCGGGATCACGCGTGCTGTCGTTCTTGACCTAATACAAAAGGAAGGGCTGACCTTCGAAGAAAGGCCATTTAGTCTGAAAGAGGCCTTTGAAGCGAAGGAAGCTTTTGTCACGGCTGCGACCAGTGTCGTGATGCCGGTGACACGCGTTGATGGCAGAATGATCGGCAATGGCCATCCCGGTTCGGTCGCAACGCGATTGCGCGAACTGTTCCATACTGCTACTGATTTGCAGGCGGTATGA
- a CDS encoding endo alpha-1,4 polygalactosaminidase — protein MPPPALGFSIGDSWDWQLTAPVDLNRDVDVLDLHPALVTAEDITGLREKGVKTICYVSVGTLERTSPDRADFPTEVIGNTYEDWPDERFLDIRRLTILQPLMAARFERCKAMGFDAIEPDNMDVHDNDSGFPITANHTIAYVRLLAATAEGMGLKIAQKNVPDLTEDLVDTFDFAISESCYQDRSCKSYFAYGEAGKPVFNAEYTDRPIHFTKACDIAQKYGLSMILKDRDLTAPALWCPAKD, from the coding sequence TTGCCGCCTCCCGCCCTCGGCTTCTCCATCGGTGACAGCTGGGACTGGCAACTGACGGCCCCGGTCGATCTCAACCGCGATGTGGATGTTCTCGACCTTCACCCGGCCCTGGTCACTGCAGAAGACATCACCGGACTACGTGAAAAGGGTGTCAAGACCATCTGCTATGTCAGCGTCGGCACCCTGGAGCGGACCTCGCCGGACCGGGCCGATTTTCCGACGGAAGTCATCGGCAACACCTATGAGGACTGGCCGGATGAAAGGTTCCTCGACATCCGGCGCCTGACCATCCTGCAGCCGCTGATGGCCGCCCGCTTCGAGCGCTGCAAGGCCATGGGATTTGATGCCATCGAACCGGACAACATGGATGTCCACGACAATGACAGCGGCTTTCCGATCACGGCCAATCACACCATCGCCTATGTCAGGCTGCTGGCGGCAACAGCCGAAGGCATGGGGCTCAAGATCGCTCAGAAAAACGTGCCCGACCTGACGGAAGACCTGGTCGACACGTTCGACTTCGCGATTTCCGAAAGCTGCTATCAGGACCGCAGCTGCAAATCCTATTTCGCCTATGGCGAGGCAGGTAAACCGGTGTTCAACGCGGAATACACCGACCGGCCGATCCATTTCACCAAGGCCTGCGACATCGCCCAGAAATACGGTCTGTCCATGATCCTCAAGGACCGCGACCTGACGGCGCCGGCCCTGTGGTGCCCAGCGAAAGACTGA
- the hflX gene encoding GTPase HflX: protein MILEPVLLTRDANNSDLRGNRSPEARLEEAIGLSAAINLNILQSGVVKVNNPKPATLFGEGKVAELAGIVASEDLDLVVIDHPLTPVQQRNLERRLKTKVIDRTGLILEIFGDRARTKEGRLQVDLAHLTWQKSRLVRSWTHLERQRGGAGFMGGPGETQIEADRRQIQDRIIALQKQLEQVRRTRDLHRKKRKKIPQPVVALVGYTNAGKSTLFNRLTESDVFAKDLLFATLDPTLRKVTLPHGREVILSDTVGFISDLPTHLVAAFRATLEEVLEADLILHVRDISHTDTDAQAEDVKKTLTDLGVDAQTGAPVIEVWNKIDCLDPAYRDKLLTEAGAEGPVALSALTGEGIEQLSARVDAFMAQHDDILTVKVPVAEGALLARLYQMAEVLERSDAEDFVTAEVRVSDKQRGPFRETYASFIQ from the coding sequence ATGATCCTGGAGCCGGTCCTGTTGACCCGAGATGCCAACAACAGTGATCTGCGCGGCAACCGCAGCCCCGAAGCCCGGCTGGAAGAAGCCATCGGTCTGAGCGCTGCAATCAATCTCAATATTCTTCAGTCCGGTGTCGTCAAGGTCAACAATCCGAAGCCGGCAACGCTGTTCGGTGAAGGCAAGGTTGCCGAACTCGCAGGCATTGTCGCCAGCGAGGACCTTGATCTTGTGGTCATCGACCACCCGCTGACGCCCGTCCAGCAGCGCAATCTGGAACGACGCCTGAAGACCAAGGTCATTGACCGGACCGGGCTCATCCTGGAGATTTTTGGTGATCGGGCGCGCACCAAGGAAGGCCGGCTGCAGGTGGACCTTGCCCATCTGACCTGGCAGAAAAGCCGCCTCGTAAGATCCTGGACCCACCTTGAGCGCCAGCGCGGTGGCGCCGGCTTCATGGGCGGTCCGGGCGAGACACAGATCGAGGCTGACCGCAGGCAGATCCAGGATCGCATCATCGCATTGCAGAAGCAGCTCGAGCAGGTTCGCCGGACCCGGGATCTGCATCGCAAGAAACGCAAGAAGATCCCTCAGCCGGTCGTCGCGCTGGTCGGTTACACCAATGCTGGCAAGTCAACGCTGTTCAACCGACTGACCGAGTCCGACGTCTTTGCAAAGGATCTCCTGTTCGCGACGCTCGATCCGACGCTCAGAAAGGTGACGCTTCCCCACGGGCGTGAGGTCATCCTGTCGGACACGGTGGGGTTCATCTCCGATCTGCCGACGCATCTGGTCGCTGCGTTCCGGGCAACGCTTGAAGAGGTTCTGGAAGCTGATCTGATCCTGCATGTGCGGGACATTTCCCACACCGACACCGATGCCCAGGCCGAAGACGTCAAGAAAACGCTGACAGATCTTGGCGTGGATGCCCAGACAGGGGCTCCGGTCATCGAGGTCTGGAACAAGATCGATTGTCTGGATCCTGCCTATCGCGACAAGTTGCTGACGGAAGCAGGTGCGGAAGGTCCTGTTGCTCTCTCAGCCTTGACAGGTGAGGGCATTGAACAGCTGTCTGCGCGCGTCGACGCCTTCATGGCGCAACATGACGACATTCTGACCGTAAAAGTGCCGGTTGCGGAAGGGGCGCTGCTCGCCAGGCTCTATCAGATGGCAGAAGTGCTTGAGCGGAGCGATGCCGAAGATTTCGTGACGGCCGAGGTGCGTGTCAGCGACAAGCAGCGCGGGCCCTTCCGCGAGACCTACGCCTCCTTCATTCAATAG
- a CDS encoding ABC transporter permease, protein MTDAALTPTRSTNPFAGLMSGTVGPVVVVVLAILAIWYIAAVALNTPFQHELYKRASQTDVPMSQLVSDTLAQDRPVLPAPHQVIVEIWNTTVEKKITSKRSLIYHSGITLSSTLMGFLIGTTLGILLAIGIVHSRVLDKSLMPWIISSQTIPILAIAPMIIVVLNAVGISGLLPKAMISTYLSFFPVTVGMVKGLRSPEVMHMDLMHTYSATRLQTFWKLRLPYAVPYLFTSMKIGMAASLVGAIVGELPTGAVAGLGARLLAGSYYGQTVQIWSALLMAAFLAGSLVALIGILEKLTLKRMGMAR, encoded by the coding sequence ATGACAGACGCCGCCCTCACCCCGACCCGCAGCACCAACCCGTTCGCCGGTCTGATGTCCGGCACGGTCGGCCCGGTTGTCGTGGTTGTCCTGGCGATCCTCGCCATCTGGTACATCGCCGCCGTTGCACTGAACACGCCGTTTCAGCATGAACTTTACAAGCGCGCCAGCCAGACAGATGTGCCGATGAGCCAGCTGGTCAGCGACACGCTGGCCCAGGACAGGCCCGTCCTGCCGGCCCCTCACCAGGTGATCGTGGAGATCTGGAACACGACCGTTGAAAAGAAGATCACTTCCAAGCGCTCGCTGATCTATCACTCCGGCATCACGCTTTCTTCCACGCTGATGGGGTTCCTGATCGGTACGACGCTCGGCATTTTGCTGGCCATCGGCATTGTGCATTCGCGCGTGCTCGACAAGTCCCTGATGCCCTGGATCATTTCCTCCCAGACGATCCCGATCCTGGCAATCGCACCGATGATTATCGTGGTTCTGAACGCCGTCGGCATTTCCGGTCTTCTTCCCAAGGCGATGATCTCCACCTACCTGTCCTTCTTCCCGGTTACCGTCGGCATGGTGAAGGGCCTCAGATCACCTGAAGTGATGCATATGGATCTGATGCACACCTATTCCGCGACCCGCCTCCAGACGTTCTGGAAGCTGCGCCTGCCCTATGCCGTGCCCTATCTCTTCACCTCCATGAAGATCGGCATGGCCGCGTCTCTTGTCGGGGCAATCGTGGGAGAACTGCCGACCGGCGCCGTTGCCGGGCTTGGTGCGCGTCTCCTGGCCGGATCCTATTACGGACAGACGGTCCAGATCTGGTCCGCGCTTTTGATGGCCGCCTTCCTGGCCGGTTCCCTGGTGGCGCTGATCGGCATCCTTGAAAAACTCACCTTGAAACGCATGGGGATGGCGCGATGA
- a CDS encoding ABC transporter ATP-binding protein yields the protein MVEMTTSASPNRVIDIDNLSLTFQTNDGPVHALSDIDLKIDEGDFVSFIGPSGCGKTTLLRVIADLERPTAGSITVNGISPEEARLNRAYGYVFQAAALYPWRTIAKNVALPLEIMGLSRAEQQERIARNMELVNLAGFEKKFPWQLSGGMQQRASIARALAVEPDLLLMDEPFGALDEIVRDHLNEQLLQLWAKTNKTVVFVTHSIPEAVFLSTKIVVLCPRPGRIYDVIESDLPRDRDLDIRETPEFLKIAHRVRDGLRAGHSYED from the coding sequence ATGGTGGAAATGACAACAAGCGCCAGCCCGAACCGGGTAATCGACATCGACAACCTGTCGCTGACCTTTCAGACAAACGACGGCCCTGTTCACGCCCTGTCGGACATCGACCTGAAGATTGATGAAGGCGACTTTGTCTCATTCATCGGCCCGTCCGGCTGCGGCAAGACCACCCTCCTGCGCGTGATCGCCGATCTGGAACGTCCGACCGCCGGCTCGATCACGGTCAACGGCATTTCCCCTGAAGAAGCCCGGCTCAACCGCGCCTATGGCTACGTTTTCCAGGCCGCCGCGCTCTACCCCTGGCGCACTATCGCCAAGAATGTCGCCCTGCCCCTCGAGATCATGGGTCTTTCCAGAGCAGAGCAGCAGGAACGCATTGCCCGCAACATGGAACTGGTCAATCTTGCCGGCTTTGAGAAAAAATTTCCCTGGCAGCTCTCCGGCGGCATGCAGCAGCGCGCCTCCATAGCGCGGGCGCTTGCTGTCGAACCGGATCTGCTTCTCATGGACGAGCCTTTCGGCGCCCTTGATGAAATCGTCCGCGACCACCTCAACGAGCAGCTCCTGCAGCTCTGGGCCAAGACCAACAAGACGGTGGTGTTTGTCACCCACTCGATCCCCGAGGCCGTGTTCCTGTCGACCAAGATTGTCGTCCTGTGCCCGCGCCCAGGCCGCATCTACGACGTCATCGAAAGCGACCTGCCGCGCGACCGTGACCTCGACATCAGAGAAACCCCTGAGTTCCTGAAGATCGCCCACCGCGTCCGGGACGGACTCAGGGCCGGACATTCCTATGAAGATTGA
- a CDS encoding twin-arginine translocase TatA/TatE family subunit → MPDFSWSEFLIAAVVLLVFAAFLLAPLLDNYSEYRRRRAPYDGFKGHSKAMRILMVIVAILGFVGWLFMTFAMNFS, encoded by the coding sequence GTGCCTGACTTTTCATGGTCCGAATTCTTGATTGCTGCGGTGGTCCTGTTGGTGTTCGCAGCCTTTCTGCTTGCGCCACTGCTCGATAATTATTCGGAATATAGAAGAAGGCGCGCTCCCTATGACGGTTTCAAGGGGCATTCAAAGGCTATGCGGATTCTCATGGTGATTGTCGCCATTCTGGGCTTTGTTGGCTGGCTGTTCATGACTTTCGCAATGAACTTCTCCTAA
- the hydA gene encoding dihydropyrimidinase, producing MASKVIKGGTVVTADLSYNADVKIEGGKIVEIGPNLSGDETLDATGCYIMPGGIDPHTHLEMPFMGTFSSDNFDSGTRAALAGGTTMVVDFALPSPGQSLLEALQMWDNKSTMAHCDYSFHMAITWWGEQVFNDMREVVQKKGINTFKHFMAYKGALMVNDDEMFASFQRCAELGALPLVHAENGDVVATLQQKLLAEGNNGPEAHAYSRPPEVEGEATNRAIMIADMAGVPVYIVHTSSEQAHEAIRRARQNGIRAYGEPLIQHLTLDDSEYKHADWDHAARRVMSPPFRDKKHQDSLWAGLASGSLQVVATDHCAFSTEQKRTGVGDFTKIPNGTGGLEDRMPMLWTFGVGTGRLTPNEFVAVTSTNIAKILNIYPKKGAVLVGADADLVVWDPNREKTISASSQQSAIDYNVFEGKAVKGLPRYTLTRGRVAVEDGTVNHKQGHGEFVAREPFQAVNKALSTWKELTAPRKVERTGIPASGV from the coding sequence ATGGCAAGCAAAGTGATCAAGGGCGGTACAGTCGTGACCGCGGACCTGTCCTACAACGCCGATGTGAAGATCGAGGGCGGCAAGATCGTCGAGATCGGGCCCAATCTCTCCGGTGACGAGACGCTCGACGCCACGGGCTGTTACATCATGCCGGGCGGCATCGACCCGCATACCCATCTGGAAATGCCTTTCATGGGCACGTTCTCGTCCGACAATTTCGACAGTGGCACCCGCGCGGCCCTTGCCGGCGGCACCACCATGGTGGTCGACTTTGCCCTGCCCTCACCCGGCCAGTCGCTCCTGGAAGCGCTGCAGATGTGGGACAACAAGTCGACCATGGCCCATTGCGACTATTCCTTCCACATGGCGATCACCTGGTGGGGAGAGCAGGTCTTCAACGATATGCGGGAAGTCGTCCAGAAAAAGGGCATCAACACCTTCAAGCACTTCATGGCCTACAAGGGTGCGCTGATGGTGAATGACGACGAGATGTTCGCCTCCTTCCAGCGTTGCGCCGAACTGGGCGCCCTGCCTCTGGTGCATGCCGAAAATGGCGACGTTGTCGCGACACTGCAGCAGAAACTTCTGGCTGAAGGCAACAACGGCCCGGAAGCCCACGCCTATTCCCGCCCGCCGGAAGTGGAAGGTGAAGCCACCAACCGCGCCATCATGATTGCGGACATGGCCGGCGTACCGGTCTATATCGTGCACACCTCTTCCGAACAGGCCCACGAGGCGATCCGCCGCGCGCGCCAAAATGGCATCCGGGCCTATGGCGAACCGCTGATCCAGCACCTGACGCTCGACGACAGCGAGTACAAACATGCCGACTGGGACCACGCCGCCCGCCGCGTGATGTCGCCGCCTTTCCGCGACAAGAAACATCAGGACAGCCTCTGGGCCGGTCTGGCGTCGGGTTCCCTGCAGGTCGTCGCCACCGATCACTGCGCCTTCTCCACGGAGCAGAAACGCACAGGCGTCGGCGACTTCACCAAGATCCCGAACGGCACCGGCGGCCTGGAAGACCGCATGCCGATGCTGTGGACCTTTGGGGTCGGTACCGGCCGCCTGACACCGAACGAGTTCGTTGCCGTCACTTCAACCAATATTGCAAAGATCCTCAATATCTATCCGAAAAAAGGCGCAGTTCTGGTCGGAGCAGATGCGGATCTTGTGGTCTGGGATCCGAACAGGGAAAAGACGATTTCCGCTTCCAGCCAGCAGTCGGCGATTGACTACAACGTCTTTGAGGGCAAGGCGGTCAAAGGTCTGCCGCGCTACACGCTCACGCGCGGCCGGGTCGCCGTTGAAGACGGCACGGTCAATCACAAGCAGGGTCACGGCGAGTTCGTTGCGCGCGAGCCGTTCCAGGCCGTCAACAAGGCGCTGAGCACCTGGAAGGAACTGACGGCACCGCGCAAAGTCGAACGCACCGGCATTCCGGCGAGCGGGGTCTGA
- a CDS encoding Zn-dependent hydrolase — MAAPGENLRINADRLWDSLMEMAKIGPGVAGGNNRQTVTDEDGEGRKLFQKWCEDAGMTMGLDTMGNMFMTRPGTDPDALPVYVGSHLDTQPTGGKYDGVLGVLGGLEVVRTMNDLGIKTKHPIVVTNWTNEEGTRFAPAMLASGVFAGVHTQDWAYDREDHDGKKFGDELKRIGWVGDEEVGARNDKMHAMFELHIEQGPILEAEGKDIGVVTHGQGLSWTQVTVTGKDSHTGSTPMPMRKNAGLGMARILELVDEIAWSHAPHAVGAAGHIEVFPNSRNVIPGKAVFTIDFRSPDLAVIQDMEDRLKAGARKICDDMGLDVEFEKVGGFDPVEFDKSCVEAVRNAAERLGYSHQNIISGAGHDACWINKVAPTAMIMCPCVDGLSHNEAEEISKDWAKAGTDVLFHAVVETAGIVE; from the coding sequence GATCAACGCGGACCGGCTGTGGGACAGCCTGATGGAAATGGCCAAGATCGGCCCGGGCGTCGCCGGTGGCAACAACCGCCAGACTGTCACGGACGAAGATGGTGAAGGCCGCAAGCTGTTCCAGAAGTGGTGCGAAGACGCCGGCATGACCATGGGCCTTGACACGATGGGCAACATGTTCATGACACGCCCGGGAACCGATCCGGACGCCCTGCCCGTCTATGTCGGTTCCCATCTCGACACCCAGCCGACCGGCGGCAAGTATGACGGTGTACTTGGCGTGCTCGGCGGCCTGGAAGTCGTGCGCACCATGAACGATCTCGGTATCAAGACAAAACACCCGATCGTGGTCACCAACTGGACCAACGAGGAAGGCACTCGGTTTGCCCCGGCCATGCTGGCGTCCGGCGTGTTTGCCGGCGTGCACACCCAGGACTGGGCCTATGACCGGGAAGACCATGACGGCAAGAAATTCGGCGATGAACTGAAGCGCATCGGCTGGGTGGGCGATGAGGAAGTCGGCGCCCGCAACGACAAGATGCACGCCATGTTCGAGCTGCATATCGAGCAGGGCCCGATCCTGGAAGCCGAAGGCAAGGATATCGGTGTTGTCACCCATGGCCAGGGCCTGTCCTGGACCCAGGTGACCGTGACCGGCAAGGACAGCCACACGGGCTCCACACCGATGCCAATGCGCAAGAATGCCGGTCTCGGCATGGCCCGCATCCTGGAGCTGGTTGACGAAATCGCCTGGTCCCATGCCCCGCATGCGGTCGGCGCGGCCGGCCATATCGAGGTCTTTCCGAATTCGCGCAACGTGATCCCCGGCAAGGCGGTCTTCACCATCGACTTCCGCTCGCCCGACCTGGCGGTCATCCAGGACATGGAAGACCGGTTGAAAGCCGGTGCCAGGAAGATCTGCGACGACATGGGGCTGGACGTCGAGTTCGAGAAGGTTGGCGGCTTCGACCCGGTTGAATTCGACAAGTCCTGCGTCGAGGCGGTCCGCAATGCGGCCGAGCGGCTGGGTTATTCGCACCAGAACATCATTTCCGGCGCCGGACACGACGCCTGCTGGATCAACAAGGTCGCTCCGACGGCGATGATCATGTGCCCCTGTGTTGACGGCCTGTCGCACAACGAGGCAGAGGAAATCTCCAAGGATTGGGCAAAAGCTGGTACCGATGTCCTGTTTCACGCGGTGGTCGAAACAGCGGGAATCGTGGAGTAA